Proteins encoded in a region of the Streptomyces violaceoruber genome:
- a CDS encoding amino-acid N-acetyltransferase: protein MSNAISVRRARTRDVPDVRRLLDAYVRDRILLDKAMVTLYESIQEFWVAERDDNAEVVGCGALHVMWEDLAEVRTLAVKPGLKGAGVGHKVLEKLLDTARWLGVRRVFCLTFEVDFFGKHGFVEIGETPVDTDVYAELLRSYDEGVAEFLGLERVKPNTLGNSRMLLHL from the coding sequence ATGTCAAATGCCATCAGCGTCCGGCGGGCCCGCACCAGGGATGTCCCGGACGTACGCCGGCTGCTCGACGCGTACGTCCGTGACCGTATCCTGCTCGACAAAGCGATGGTGACGCTTTACGAGAGCATCCAGGAGTTCTGGGTCGCGGAACGGGACGACAACGCCGAGGTGGTCGGCTGCGGCGCGCTGCACGTGATGTGGGAAGACCTCGCGGAAGTGCGGACTCTCGCGGTGAAGCCCGGTCTGAAGGGCGCGGGCGTCGGCCACAAGGTGCTGGAGAAGTTGCTGGACACGGCACGCTGGCTCGGTGTTCGCCGCGTTTTCTGCCTGACCTTCGAAGTGGACTTCTTCGGCAAGCACGGCTTCGTGGAGATCGGGGAGACGCCGGTCGACACCGATGTGTACGCGGAGCTGCTGCGTTCCTATGACGAGGGCGTTGCGGAGTTCCTGGGGCTCGAACGAGTGAAACCGAACACCTTGGGCAACAGCCGGATGCTTCTGCATCTGTGA
- a CDS encoding histone-like nucleoid-structuring protein Lsr2, whose amino-acid sequence MAQKVQVLLVDDLDGGEADETVTFALDGKTYEIDLTTANADKLRGLLDPYLKGGRRTGGRASGGRGKARAASGGSQDTAAIRAWAKENGWDVNDRGRVPAKVREAYEQANG is encoded by the coding sequence GTGGCACAGAAGGTTCAGGTCCTTCTTGTCGACGACCTCGACGGCGGCGAGGCAGACGAGACCGTGACGTTCGCACTGGACGGCAAGACCTACGAGATCGACCTCACCACCGCCAACGCGGACAAGCTCCGCGGTCTTCTCGATCCGTACCTGAAGGGTGGCCGTCGTACCGGGGGCCGCGCCTCGGGCGGCCGCGGCAAGGCGCGCGCCGCTTCCGGGGGCAGCCAGGACACCGCGGCGATCCGCGCCTGGGCCAAGGAGAACGGCTGGGACGTCAACGACCGCGGCCGCGTCCCCGCAAAGGTCCGCGAGGCGTACGAGCAGGCCAACGGCTGA
- a CDS encoding SCO3374 family protein, which translates to MVGASHSVPLAPASPVVPSPRRPTGNGGSARERTRWWYESVLGWPTAPGEPVRLRTGIRFDVLDVPAAAGYATLERLGWSGRGPQGFPVAVRGERMLLLVAAGGAEELPGLLEWLEWGSLALDLTAVGADGLVEAPLAPVVPEPRPAGPPPRPPERDGVRGAAVWLRPPEPGCEAESSLPALSALGGAGTALDLVRLVRTLATQCHRVRLTADRSPRARPKTRPMAPPVAGVG; encoded by the coding sequence ATGGTTGGCGCCTCGCACTCGGTCCCCCTCGCTCCGGCGTCCCCCGTCGTGCCGTCGCCCCGCCGGCCCACCGGGAACGGCGGCTCGGCCCGGGAGCGGACACGGTGGTGGTACGAGAGCGTGCTCGGGTGGCCGACGGCGCCCGGGGAGCCGGTGCGGCTGCGCACGGGAATCCGCTTCGACGTCCTGGACGTGCCGGCCGCCGCGGGGTACGCGACGCTGGAGCGGCTCGGGTGGTCCGGCCGGGGCCCGCAGGGGTTCCCGGTGGCCGTCCGGGGCGAGCGGATGCTGCTGCTCGTGGCGGCGGGCGGCGCGGAGGAGCTGCCCGGGCTGCTGGAGTGGCTGGAGTGGGGCTCGCTCGCGCTCGACCTGACGGCGGTCGGAGCGGACGGCCTCGTGGAGGCGCCCCTTGCCCCGGTCGTCCCGGAGCCCCGCCCGGCCGGGCCGCCGCCGCGTCCCCCGGAGCGCGACGGCGTACGGGGGGCCGCCGTCTGGCTGCGACCCCCGGAGCCGGGGTGCGAGGCGGAGTCCTCGCTGCCGGCGCTGTCGGCCCTCGGCGGCGCCGGAACCGCCCTGGATCTCGTCCGGCTGGTCCGCACACTGGCCACGCAGTGCCACCGGGTCCGGCTCACCGCCGACCGCTCGCCTCGGGCGCGGCCGAAGACGCGGCCGATGGCGCCGCCGGTGGCGGGGGTCGGGTGA
- a CDS encoding ATP-dependent Clp protease ATP-binding subunit, with protein MFERFTDRARRVVVLAQEEARMLNHNYIGTEHILLGLIHEGEGVAAKALESLGISLEAVRQQVEEIIGQGQQAPSGHIPFTPRAKKVLELSLREALQLGHNYIGTEHILLGLIREGEGVAAQVLVKLGADLNRVRQQVIQLLSGYQGKETATAGGPAEGTPSTSLVLDQFGRNLTQAARESKLDPVIGREKEIERVMQVLSRRTKNNPVLIGEPGVGKTAVVEGLAQAIVKGEVPETLKDKHLYTLDLGALVAGSRYRGDFEERLKKVLKEIRTRGDIILFIDELHTLVGAGAAEGAIDAASILKPMLARGELQTIGATTLDEYRKHLEKDAALERRFQPIQVAEPSLPHTIEILKGLRDRYEAHHRVSITDEALVQAATLADRYISDRFLPDKAIDLIDEAGSRMRIRRMTAPPDLREFDEKIAGVRRDKESAIDSQDFEKAASLRDKEKQLLAAKAKREKEWKAGDMDVVAEVDGELIAEVLATATGIPVFKLTEEESSRLLRMEDELHKRVIGQKDAVKALSKAIRRTRAGLKDPKRPGGSFIFAGPSGVGKTELSKALAEFLFGDEDALISLDMSEFSEKHTVSRLFGSPPGYVGYEEGGQLTEKVRRKPFSVVLFDEVEKAHPDIFNSLLQILEDGRLTDSQGRVVDFKNTVIIMTTNLGTRDISKGFNLGFAAAGDTKSNYERMKNKVQDELKQHFRPEFLNRVDDVVVFPQLSQDDILQIVDLMIQKVDERLKDRDMGIELSQSAKELLSKRGYDPVLGARPLRRTIQREVEDSLSEKILFGELRPGHIVVVDTEGEGDAATFTFRGEEKSTLPDVPPIEQAAGGAGPNLSKEA; from the coding sequence ATGTTCGAGAGGTTCACCGACCGCGCGCGGCGGGTTGTCGTCCTGGCTCAGGAAGAAGCCCGGATGCTCAACCACAACTACATCGGCACCGAGCACATCCTCCTGGGCCTGATCCACGAGGGTGAGGGTGTCGCCGCCAAGGCCCTTGAGAGCCTCGGGATTTCGCTCGAGGCGGTCCGCCAGCAGGTGGAGGAGATCATCGGCCAGGGCCAGCAGGCCCCGTCCGGCCACATCCCCTTCACCCCCCGTGCCAAGAAGGTTCTGGAGCTGTCGCTCCGCGAGGCCCTCCAGCTGGGCCACAACTACATCGGCACGGAGCACATCCTGCTCGGCCTGATCCGCGAGGGCGAGGGCGTCGCCGCCCAGGTCCTGGTCAAGCTGGGCGCAGATCTGAACCGGGTGCGGCAGCAGGTCATCCAGCTGCTCTCCGGTTACCAGGGCAAGGAGACCGCCACCGCCGGCGGTCCTGCGGAGGGCACCCCCTCCACGTCCCTGGTCCTCGACCAGTTCGGCCGGAACCTCACCCAGGCCGCTCGCGAATCCAAGCTCGACCCGGTCATCGGGCGCGAGAAGGAGATCGAGCGGGTCATGCAGGTGCTGTCCCGCCGTACGAAGAACAACCCGGTGCTGATCGGTGAGCCCGGCGTCGGCAAGACCGCCGTCGTCGAGGGCCTCGCGCAGGCCATCGTCAAGGGCGAGGTGCCCGAGACCCTCAAGGACAAGCACCTCTACACCCTGGACCTCGGCGCCCTGGTCGCCGGCTCCCGCTACCGCGGTGACTTCGAGGAGCGCCTGAAGAAGGTGCTCAAGGAGATCCGCACCCGCGGCGACATCATCCTGTTCATCGACGAGCTGCACACGCTGGTCGGTGCCGGTGCCGCCGAGGGCGCCATCGACGCCGCGTCGATCCTCAAGCCGATGCTGGCCCGCGGTGAGCTCCAGACCATCGGTGCGACCACGCTGGACGAGTACCGCAAGCACCTGGAGAAGGACGCGGCCCTCGAGCGCCGCTTCCAGCCGATCCAGGTCGCGGAGCCGTCGCTGCCGCACACGATCGAGATCCTCAAGGGCCTGCGCGACCGCTACGAGGCCCACCACCGCGTCTCCATCACGGACGAGGCCCTGGTCCAGGCGGCGACGCTCGCCGACCGCTACATCTCGGACCGCTTCCTGCCGGACAAGGCGATCGACCTGATCGACGAGGCCGGATCCCGGATGCGCATCCGCCGGATGACCGCGCCGCCGGACCTCCGCGAGTTCGACGAGAAGATCGCCGGCGTCCGCCGCGACAAGGAGTCCGCGATCGACTCGCAGGACTTCGAGAAGGCCGCTTCCCTCCGCGACAAGGAGAAGCAGCTCCTGGCCGCCAAGGCCAAGCGGGAGAAGGAGTGGAAGGCCGGCGACATGGACGTCGTCGCGGAGGTGGACGGCGAGCTGATCGCCGAGGTCCTCGCCACGGCGACCGGCATCCCGGTCTTCAAGCTCACGGAGGAGGAGTCGTCCCGCCTGCTGCGCATGGAGGACGAGCTCCACAAGCGGGTCATCGGCCAGAAGGACGCCGTCAAGGCGCTCTCCAAGGCGATCCGCCGTACCCGTGCCGGCCTGAAGGACCCGAAGCGTCCCGGTGGCTCGTTCATCTTCGCCGGCCCGTCCGGTGTCGGTAAGACCGAGCTGTCCAAGGCACTCGCCGAGTTCCTCTTCGGTGACGAGGACGCGCTGATCTCCCTCGACATGTCGGAGTTCAGCGAGAAGCACACGGTCTCGCGCCTCTTCGGTTCGCCCCCCGGCTACGTGGGCTACGAGGAGGGCGGCCAGCTGACGGAGAAGGTCCGCCGCAAGCCGTTCTCGGTCGTCCTCTTCGACGAGGTCGAGAAGGCCCACCCGGACATCTTCAACAGCCTTCTCCAGATCCTGGAGGACGGTCGCCTGACCGACTCCCAGGGCCGGGTCGTGGACTTCAAGAACACGGTCATCATCATGACGACCAACCTCGGCACCCGGGACATCTCCAAGGGCTTCAACCTCGGCTTCGCCGCCGCGGGCGACACGAAGTCCAACTACGAGCGCATGAAGAACAAGGTCCAGGACGAGCTGAAGCAGCACTTCCGGCCCGAGTTCCTCAACCGTGTCGACGACGTGGTCGTCTTCCCGCAGCTCAGCCAGGACGACATCCTGCAGATCGTCGACCTGATGATCCAGAAGGTCGACGAGCGCCTCAAGGACCGGGACATGGGCATCGAGCTCTCCCAGTCCGCCAAGGAGCTGCTGTCCAAGCGGGGCTACGACCCGGTGCTGGGCGCGCGTCCGCTGCGCCGCACGATCCAGCGCGAGGTCGAGGACTCGCTGTCGGAGAAGATCCTCTTCGGCGAGCTGCGTCCCGGTCACATCGTGGTCGTGGACACCGAGGGCGAGGGCGACGCGGCGACCTTCACCTTCCGGGGTGAGGAGAAGTCGACCCTCCCCGACGTCCCGCCGATCGAGCAGGCGGCGGGCGGCGCGGGGCCCAACCTGAGCAAGGAGGCCTAG
- a CDS encoding NACHT domain-containing protein: MEPAVLGGKLASSLVAPLVKKLFVTGGPGAGLVDRPVRLDRLVSFRGERRSLGEREVRGLAGKLIGAALDSPGEPPFPRDETEAVADALAARLLALGDLDMDDVQAVRLGHGELAARLRRQAAGSGDGLSTDARYFLDSATEWACLHVLEFFTRRSTFVARTLVEQTRGQAELIAKVDELISRVPRPDARDTAFERRYRSYVAEQHNRITIYGIDLRDSPDRWPLEVAYLSLEATAEEERTAALPGEYTDPERTVRLAAEDALRTRDRVLLRGDAGSGKTTLVQWLAVTAARDGDRVPYVLPLRTLTRAGALPSPAAFLTAVGCPLTPPEGWAERVLNAGRGLVLVDGLDEIPAADRNRTRDWLLGLVRAFPGNRWLLTSRPTAVRPDWLAAEGFRELALTPMRQDDVATFVRRWHAAAEAPEFEVRLLDSLRTKRDLARLATNPLMCGLICALHRERRGYLPTGRKELYDAALTMLLARRDRERGMDAVELGEEAQLELLQRLAYALVLSGRTEMSVETAEGIVERALPSVASAAGQGDAATVLRALVLRSGLLRRPDEGSLDFVHRTFQDYLGARYAVEEGHLDVIAGRAGDSQWEDVVRMAVAHARPGERAMLLRRLLAEDTPRLTLLALACLEHATALDPAVRAEVEARAGALIPPGSTEEAKALAEAGPLVLELLPGPEGLTDAQAHGVAVAASLLAVHEPTGALAVLRRYREHPSLDVRRQLVGTWDRFEARAYATEVLDHLDRTALFLTCRTKAQREALPVMGPWTHLTFLGAHRTTEIIDCVAEPGAVEELQLVNNSEVTELGALSAFTSLRLLLIDCEPVRDLGPLTSLPLTALLINRAAGLTGLSDLSSVTHLTVARRLPGTRLTASLPAAAPLQYLYLGDDAIAGTGLRGLSHWETLQALYLSPATPLTAEDWAEIRRLPQLALLYLHGSLFPDSIEAMPTLPGVDGLGLIALDGGQDISVLAPRLPDVRTVTLQAAPGASLDGARLTALFPDADVTLE; the protein is encoded by the coding sequence ATGGAACCGGCGGTGCTCGGCGGGAAGCTGGCGTCCAGTCTGGTCGCCCCGCTGGTGAAGAAGCTGTTCGTGACGGGCGGCCCCGGCGCCGGACTGGTCGACCGACCGGTCCGGCTGGACCGTCTGGTGTCCTTCCGGGGCGAGCGGCGCTCGCTGGGCGAGAGGGAGGTACGGGGGCTCGCCGGGAAGCTGATCGGAGCGGCCCTGGACTCTCCCGGCGAGCCGCCCTTCCCGCGCGACGAGACCGAGGCCGTGGCCGACGCCCTGGCCGCGCGGCTCCTCGCCCTCGGCGACCTGGACATGGACGACGTCCAGGCGGTGCGCCTTGGACACGGTGAGCTGGCCGCCCGGCTGCGGCGGCAGGCGGCCGGTTCCGGAGACGGGCTCTCCACCGACGCCCGCTACTTCCTCGACTCGGCGACCGAGTGGGCCTGCCTGCACGTCCTGGAGTTCTTCACCCGGCGCTCCACCTTCGTGGCACGGACGCTGGTGGAGCAGACCCGCGGCCAGGCCGAGCTGATCGCGAAGGTCGACGAGCTGATCAGCCGCGTACCCAGGCCGGACGCCCGGGACACGGCGTTCGAGCGCCGGTACCGGTCGTACGTCGCCGAACAGCACAACCGCATCACCATCTACGGCATCGACCTGCGCGACTCGCCCGACCGATGGCCGTTGGAGGTTGCCTACCTGAGCCTGGAGGCGACCGCGGAGGAGGAACGGACCGCGGCGCTCCCGGGTGAGTACACCGACCCCGAGCGCACCGTCCGCCTCGCCGCCGAGGACGCCCTGCGCACCCGCGACCGGGTACTGCTGCGCGGCGACGCGGGCTCCGGCAAGACGACGCTGGTGCAGTGGCTGGCGGTAACCGCCGCGCGGGACGGGGACCGGGTCCCGTACGTCCTGCCGCTGCGCACACTGACCCGGGCGGGGGCGCTGCCCTCCCCCGCGGCCTTCCTCACCGCCGTGGGCTGCCCGCTCACCCCTCCGGAAGGCTGGGCCGAACGGGTGCTGAACGCCGGCCGCGGCCTGGTCCTCGTCGACGGCCTGGACGAGATCCCCGCCGCCGACCGGAACCGCACCCGCGACTGGCTCCTCGGCCTAGTCCGCGCCTTCCCCGGCAACCGCTGGCTGCTCACCTCCCGCCCCACCGCCGTACGCCCCGACTGGCTGGCCGCCGAGGGATTCCGGGAACTTGCCCTCACCCCGATGCGCCAGGACGACGTCGCGACCTTCGTACGGCGCTGGCACGCGGCCGCCGAGGCACCCGAGTTCGAGGTCCGGCTGCTGGACTCCCTGCGCACCAAGCGCGACCTGGCCCGGCTCGCCACCAACCCCCTGATGTGCGGTCTGATCTGCGCCCTGCACCGGGAACGCCGGGGCTACCTCCCCACGGGCCGCAAGGAGCTGTACGACGCCGCCCTCACCATGCTGCTGGCCCGCCGGGACCGGGAGCGTGGCATGGACGCGGTGGAGCTGGGCGAGGAGGCCCAGCTGGAGCTGCTCCAGCGGCTGGCGTACGCGCTGGTGCTGAGCGGGCGCACGGAGATGTCGGTGGAGACCGCCGAGGGCATCGTGGAGCGCGCCCTGCCGTCGGTGGCCTCGGCGGCGGGGCAGGGCGACGCGGCGACGGTCCTGCGGGCGCTGGTCCTGCGCAGCGGGCTCCTCCGGCGGCCCGACGAGGGGTCACTGGACTTCGTCCACCGCACCTTCCAGGACTACCTGGGCGCACGGTACGCGGTCGAGGAGGGCCACCTCGACGTCATCGCGGGGCGCGCGGGCGACAGCCAGTGGGAGGACGTCGTCCGCATGGCGGTGGCCCACGCCCGTCCCGGGGAACGGGCGATGCTCCTGCGGCGGCTGCTGGCGGAGGACACGCCCCGGCTGACGCTGCTCGCCCTGGCGTGCCTGGAACACGCGACGGCCCTGGATCCGGCCGTGCGCGCGGAGGTGGAGGCGCGGGCGGGGGCGCTGATTCCGCCGGGGTCCACGGAGGAAGCGAAGGCCCTGGCGGAGGCGGGACCGCTGGTGCTGGAGCTGCTGCCGGGGCCCGAGGGGTTGACGGACGCACAGGCGCACGGGGTCGCGGTCGCCGCCTCCCTGCTGGCCGTGCACGAGCCGACCGGGGCCCTGGCCGTACTGCGCCGGTACCGGGAGCACCCCTCGCTCGATGTGCGGCGGCAGCTGGTGGGGACGTGGGACCGGTTCGAGGCGCGGGCGTACGCGACGGAGGTGCTGGACCACCTGGACCGGACGGCCCTGTTCCTGACGTGCCGGACCAAGGCCCAGCGCGAGGCGCTCCCCGTGATGGGACCGTGGACCCACCTCACGTTCCTCGGCGCACACCGGACGACCGAGATCATCGACTGTGTGGCTGAGCCGGGGGCGGTCGAGGAGCTACAGCTCGTCAACAACTCCGAGGTGACCGAACTGGGTGCCCTGTCGGCCTTCACGTCCCTGCGGCTCCTGCTGATCGACTGCGAGCCGGTCCGGGACCTGGGACCGCTCACGAGTCTGCCGCTCACGGCTCTCCTGATCAACCGGGCCGCCGGTCTCACCGGCCTCTCGGACCTGTCCTCGGTCACCCATCTGACGGTGGCGCGACGGCTCCCCGGCACGCGGCTGACGGCTTCCCTCCCCGCGGCCGCACCCTTGCAGTACCTCTACCTCGGCGACGACGCCATCGCCGGTACCGGTCTTCGGGGTCTTTCCCACTGGGAGACTCTTCAGGCCCTGTACCTGTCCCCGGCCACGCCGCTCACCGCCGAGGACTGGGCGGAGATCCGGCGACTGCCGCAGCTCGCTCTCCTCTACCTGCACGGCTCCCTCTTCCCCGACAGCATCGAGGCGATGCCCACGCTGCCGGGCGTCGACGGCCTCGGCCTCATAGCCCTGGACGGGGGTCAGGACATCTCGGTCCTCGCGCCGCGTCTCCCCGACGTGCGGACAGTCACCCTCCAGGCCGCCCCCGGCGCCTCACTCGACGGCGCCCGTCTCACCGCCCTCTTCCCCGACGCCGACGTGACCCTGGAGTGA
- a CDS encoding HAD family acid phosphatase, whose translation MTVQTGQTRQTRSRTWTRVTGTAAVVAAALTATVTPSVAAPAESPPASVTAAAADVGYDTWQRDCRAVMDAALPYLKERIAGSAPGEKQAVVLDIDNTSLETDFGFSYPQPANRPVLEVAEYAQEHGVALFFVTARPGIIEAPTEWNLAHAGYESSGLYVRGFLDLFKDVAEYKTEQRAEIESNGYTIIANIGNSASDLSGGHAEKTFKLPDYDGQLS comes from the coding sequence ATGACCGTTCAGACCGGACAGACCAGACAGACCCGGTCCCGCACCTGGACCCGGGTCACCGGCACGGCCGCCGTGGTCGCGGCGGCGCTCACCGCGACCGTCACGCCGTCCGTCGCCGCCCCGGCCGAGTCCCCGCCCGCGTCGGTGACGGCGGCCGCCGCCGACGTCGGCTACGACACCTGGCAGCGGGACTGCCGGGCCGTCATGGACGCGGCGCTGCCGTACCTGAAGGAGCGGATCGCCGGCTCCGCCCCCGGCGAGAAGCAGGCCGTCGTCCTGGACATCGACAACACCTCCCTGGAGACGGACTTCGGCTTCAGCTATCCCCAGCCCGCCAACCGGCCGGTCCTGGAGGTCGCCGAGTACGCCCAGGAGCACGGCGTCGCCCTGTTCTTCGTGACCGCCCGCCCCGGCATCATCGAGGCGCCCACCGAGTGGAACCTCGCCCACGCCGGGTACGAGTCCTCGGGGCTGTACGTCCGCGGCTTCCTGGACCTGTTCAAGGACGTCGCCGAGTACAAGACCGAACAGCGCGCCGAGATCGAGTCGAACGGCTACACGATCATCGCGAACATCGGCAACAGCGCCAGCGACCTGTCGGGGGGCCACGCCGAGAAGACGTTCAAGCTCCCGGACTACGACGGCCAGTTGTCCTGA
- a CDS encoding NACHT domain-containing protein yields MDAVVRTPSRLAAPLVHRLFRDPARPPVFSEPVPGLVSWRGARATATPDEVHRTAADLVHLAAERHAAPTAELAPVVDVLARTLLAIAEVDVTDADAVRLGPQDYARRLRGAVQGADRELSPDAAWFHDALLVSVCLHVLHHLVRRSAYLQRQLPGRASRIAQLVDLGDAEAAARHAERPEEDVAFEAEYAEWVARRHGWLTIVGVDFPNAPDRWPLEETYLSLEAEERSGGVGGTEDEQRTVLLADRALEDHDRVLLRGGAGSGKTTLVQWLAVAAAREGSRVPFVLPVRRFAREGFPAPDDFLHAVRHPLADRAPEGWVVRTLLAGRALLLVDGIDEAPEKTRGELRDRLRRLLRVFSGNGCLVTSRPSAVSEGWLSGGGLAEEDFVELSLAPMSRDRVTRFIRDWHSAARLDEQSRSPGPRERERERSTLDEYEQRLLHSVRIYRELRQLATNPLMCGLICALNRDRAGSLPSGRKELYDAALEMLLQRRDPERDVLYADDVRLQQSTRERLLQKLAHAMLEEDASELTRERAVGILDAALPAMPAARAQGDGAKIFRHLLHRTGLLRERSGESVDFVHRTFQDYLAAKEIVARGRFPTLVDHAHQSEWEEVIRMAAAHARPEECAEFLERLLAPAPALRRPQINHRRLMAAACLDHVTELDPAVQRLVHDRTKNLVRPTTELAARGLGWVGPIVLELLPDPGQVPDDRQALLLACTATRVQDDAAIDYLVRLRSRAALPVRTELARGWRHFDTERYAQEIIAHLDPDGLYFPVADTAELAALRELGGRPRIQVAGVMRAEELLAGLLPDQLTHLWLNAELPDTDVSWLSGFPRLRVLRVNPRLPRVRNVPDGVEITA; encoded by the coding sequence ATGGATGCCGTCGTCCGTACGCCCTCCCGTCTCGCCGCCCCCCTCGTCCACCGGCTCTTCCGCGACCCCGCCCGCCCACCGGTGTTCTCCGAACCGGTCCCCGGCCTCGTCTCCTGGCGCGGCGCCAGGGCCACGGCCACCCCGGACGAGGTCCACCGCACCGCCGCCGACCTGGTGCACCTCGCCGCCGAGCGGCATGCCGCGCCCACCGCCGAACTGGCCCCGGTCGTGGACGTCCTGGCCCGCACCCTGCTCGCCATCGCCGAGGTCGACGTCACCGACGCCGACGCCGTACGGCTGGGTCCGCAGGACTACGCGCGGCGGCTGCGGGGCGCGGTGCAGGGCGCCGACCGGGAGCTGTCGCCGGACGCGGCCTGGTTCCACGACGCGCTGCTGGTGTCGGTGTGCCTGCACGTCCTGCACCACCTGGTGCGGCGCTCCGCCTACCTCCAGCGGCAACTGCCGGGGCGGGCCAGCCGGATCGCCCAGCTGGTCGACCTGGGCGACGCGGAGGCGGCGGCCCGGCATGCCGAACGGCCGGAGGAAGACGTGGCGTTCGAGGCCGAGTACGCCGAGTGGGTGGCCCGGCGGCACGGCTGGCTGACCATCGTCGGCGTCGACTTCCCCAACGCTCCCGACCGTTGGCCGCTGGAGGAGACCTACCTGAGCCTGGAGGCGGAGGAGCGCAGCGGCGGGGTGGGCGGCACCGAGGACGAGCAGCGCACGGTGCTGCTCGCGGACCGCGCCCTGGAGGACCACGACCGGGTACTGCTGCGCGGCGGGGCGGGCTCGGGCAAGACGACGCTGGTGCAGTGGCTGGCCGTGGCCGCCGCCCGGGAGGGCTCCCGGGTCCCGTTCGTGCTGCCCGTGCGGCGTTTCGCCCGCGAGGGCTTCCCGGCCCCGGACGACTTCCTGCACGCGGTCCGGCACCCGCTCGCCGACCGGGCTCCGGAGGGGTGGGTGGTGCGCACCCTGCTCGCGGGCCGGGCGCTGCTGCTGGTCGACGGCATCGACGAGGCGCCGGAGAAGACCCGCGGCGAGCTGCGCGACCGGCTCCGCCGGCTGCTGCGCGTCTTCTCCGGCAACGGCTGCCTGGTCACCTCCCGGCCCTCCGCCGTCTCGGAAGGCTGGCTGTCGGGCGGCGGGCTGGCCGAGGAGGACTTCGTCGAGCTGTCGCTGGCGCCCATGTCCCGGGACCGGGTGACCCGGTTCATCCGGGACTGGCACTCGGCGGCCCGCCTCGACGAGCAGAGCCGCTCCCCCGGGCCGCGGGAACGCGAGCGGGAGCGCAGCACGCTGGACGAGTACGAGCAGCGGCTGCTGCACTCCGTACGGATCTACCGCGAACTGCGCCAGCTCGCCACCAACCCCCTGATGTGCGGCCTGATATGCGCCCTCAACCGGGACCGGGCGGGCTCCCTGCCCAGCGGCCGCAAGGAGCTGTACGACGCCGCCCTGGAGATGCTGCTCCAGCGCCGCGACCCCGAACGGGACGTGCTGTACGCCGACGACGTTCGGCTCCAGCAGAGCACCAGGGAACGGCTGTTGCAGAAGCTGGCCCACGCCATGCTGGAGGAGGACGCCTCCGAGCTGACCCGGGAGCGGGCGGTCGGCATCCTGGACGCCGCGCTGCCCGCGATGCCCGCCGCCCGCGCGCAGGGCGACGGTGCGAAGATCTTCCGGCATCTGCTGCACCGCACGGGCCTGCTGCGCGAACGGTCGGGCGAGTCGGTCGACTTCGTCCACCGCACCTTCCAGGACTACCTGGCCGCCAAGGAGATCGTGGCCCGCGGCCGCTTCCCCACGCTGGTGGACCACGCCCACCAGTCCGAGTGGGAGGAGGTCATCCGCATGGCCGCCGCCCACGCCCGCCCCGAGGAGTGCGCCGAGTTCCTGGAACGCCTGCTGGCGCCCGCGCCGGCACTGCGCCGCCCGCAGATCAACCACCGCAGACTGATGGCCGCCGCCTGCCTGGACCACGTCACCGAACTCGACCCGGCCGTCCAGCGGCTCGTCCACGACCGCACGAAGAACCTGGTGCGCCCGACGACGGAGCTGGCCGCCCGGGGGCTCGGCTGGGTCGGCCCCATCGTCCTGGAGCTGCTGCCCGACCCGGGCCAGGTCCCGGACGACCGGCAGGCCCTGCTGCTCGCCTGCACCGCGACCCGCGTCCAGGACGACGCCGCCATCGACTACCTGGTCCGGCTGCGCTCCCGGGCCGCGCTGCCGGTGCGCACCGAACTGGCCCGGGGCTGGCGGCACTTCGACACCGAGCGCTACGCCCAGGAGATCATCGCTCACCTGGACCCGGACGGCCTCTACTTCCCGGTCGCCGACACCGCCGAACTGGCGGCGCTGCGCGAACTCGGCGGGCGGCCGCGCATCCAGGTGGCCGGGGTGATGCGGGCCGAGGAGCTGCTGGCGGGACTGCTGCCCGACCAGCTGACCCACCTGTGGCTCAACGCGGAGCTGCCCGACACGGACGTCTCCTGGCTCTCCGGCTTCCCCCGGCTGCGGGTACTGCGGGTCAATCCCCGGCTGCCGCGGGTGCGGAACGTGCCGGACGGGGTGGAGATCACGGCGTAG